From a single Nematostella vectensis chromosome 3, jaNemVect1.1, whole genome shotgun sequence genomic region:
- the LOC5509035 gene encoding zinc finger protein 91-like, whose protein sequence is MMMMRVDGGYKHPDQKTVFKCFECERQFTKLWQFKRHMLLHAGDKPYKCDQCGKCYSRPYNLTRHIKEHEVKWHECPVCGKSFLYPCALKRHAASHLTEKPYKCDLCEKRFTQPGHLNVHQRSHYGEEAFKCDQCCKTFYKPYGHLGGMCDGCTKTQENYDISRSYLPQLASSPLDTSSAKKPYECEQCGHCFKQMFSLLQHAKTYHSENKPYKCTECDKSFAFQSLLTKHSFSHTGERPYKCDHCDKRYTQRGHLNQHLLIHRQPQDDSSLKQTVDGNDHNQQVPEDLTTEQTTAGTKSKGHHQSAPDDGGQPGDKSGLQCDECDKRFTKPWQLKRHSLFHSGDRPFKCDICGMSYSTPGKRKRHMKDHDVNRHECAECGKLFSYPSDLKRHAACHLTEKPYKCDLCEKRFTQLGHLNVHRRIHSGEDAFKCDRCGKTFYKPCGHIGGMCDKCSETLDPRIDQKETCTDSASTRLASQDMIMGSGDKPYQCKFCSRSFRRVRSLVQHAKTYHSEHKPYKCTECDQTFAYHSLFKKYSLSHSGEKPNKCVHCDKTFAQRGHLNEHLRIHSGEKPFSCDQCGKAFKKACNLKRHMEDSCGNKP, encoded by the exons atgatgatgatgcgtGTTGATGGCGGCTACAAGCACCCTGATCAGAAAACAGTGTTTAAATGTTTTGAATGCGAAAGACAATTTACTAAGCTGTGGCAGTTCAAACGGCACATGCTCCTACATGCTGGTGACAAACCATACAAGTGTGACCAGTGTGGCAAGTGCTATTCTCGGCCTTACAACCTGACACGTCATATAAAGGAACACGAAGTAAAGTGGCATGAATGTCCCGTGTGTGGCAAGTCTTTCCTCTACCCTTGTGCTCTTAAACGCCATGCAGCTAGCCACTTGACTGAGAAGCCATATAAATGTGATCTTTGTGAGAAGAGGTTTACTCAGCCTGGGCATTTGAATGTACACCAGCGCAGCCATTACGGGGAGGAAGCATTCAAATGTGATCAATGTTGTAAGACTTTCTATAAACCTTATGGTCATCTTGGGGGTATGTGTGATGGATGCACAAAGACTCAAGAGAATTATGACATCTCTAGAAGCTATTTGCCTCAACTTGCATCATCGCCACTGGACACAAGCTCAGCCAAGAAGCCATATGAATGTGAACAATGTGGCCATTGTTTCAAACAAATGTTCAGCCTGTTGCAACATGCCAAGACATACCACTCAGAGAACAAACCATATAAATGCACAGAATGTGACAAATCCTTTGCTTTTCAATCTCTTCTTACAAAGCACAGTTTTTCACACACTGGTGAGAGGCCTTATAAATGTGATCACTGTGACAAGAGATATACCCAGCGTGGTCATCTGAATCAGCATTTGTTGATACACCGCCAGCCTCAG GATGACTCATCTCTAAAACAGACAGTCGATGGAAACGACCATAACCAGCAAGTGCCTGAAGACCTTACAACTGAACAGACAACAGCTGGTACCAAGAGTAAAGGGCATCACCAATCTGCTCCTGATGATGGTGGCCAGCCTGGTGACAAATCAGGCTTGCAGTGTGACGAATGCGACAAACGGTTTACCAAGCCGTGGCAACTTAAACGACACTCTCTTTTCCATTCCGGTGATAGGCCGTTTAAATGTGATATCTGTGGCATGTCGTACTCGACACCTGGAAAACGTAAAAGGCACATGAAGGATCATGATGTTAACCGACATGAATGTGCTGAGTGTGGTAAGTTATTCTCTTACCCCTCTGATCTCAAACGCCACGCAGCCTGCCACTTGACTGAGAAGCCATATAAATGCGATCTTTGCGAGAAGAGGTTTACTCAGCTTGGGCATCTGAATGTACACCGCCGCATCCATTCCGGTGAGGATGCATTTAAATGTGACCGCTGTGGTAAGACTTTCTATAAACCTTGTGGGCACATTGGCGGTATGTGCGATAAATGTAGTGAGACCCTTGACCCGAGGATTGATCAAAAGGAGACATGCACTGATAGTGCGTCAACCAGGCTTGCATCGCAGGACATGATCATGGGTTCTGGTGACAAACCCTATCAATGCAAGTTTTGCAGCCGTTCTTTTAGACGAGTTCGCAGCCTTGTGCAACATGCGAAAACATACCATTCTGAACACAAGCCATATAAATGCACGGAATGCGACCAGACGTTTGCTTATCATTCCCTTTTTAAAAAGTACAGCTTGTCGCACAGTGGGGAGAAGCCTAATAAATGTGTTCACTGCGACAAGACGTTTGCCCAGCGAGGTCACTTAAATGAGCACCTCCGAATTCATTCCGGAGAAAAGCCATTTTCTTGTGATCAATGTGGTAAAGCGTTTAAAAAGGCTTGCAATTTAAAGCGACATATGGAAGATTCTTGTGGCAATAAGCCTTAG